The proteins below are encoded in one region of Marinobacter sp. F4206:
- the tusA gene encoding sulfurtransferase TusA, whose amino-acid sequence MTASEYDAELDARGLFCPEPVMMLHNRINDVEPGQVLRVRATDPSTTRDIPRFCQFLGHELVQDEEQGGEFVFLIRRGQA is encoded by the coding sequence TTGACGGCTTCAGAGTACGATGCAGAGCTGGATGCCCGGGGACTTTTTTGTCCAGAGCCGGTGATGATGCTGCACAACCGTATCAATGATGTAGAGCCGGGACAGGTGCTTCGAGTGCGCGCGACCGATCCCTCGACCACCCGGGATATTCCACGATTCTGCCAGTTCCTCGGCCATGAGCTGGTCCAGGATGAGGAGCAGGGCGGGGAGTTCGTGTTTCTGATTCGACGAGGGCAAGCCTGA
- a CDS encoding DEAD/DEAH box helicase, producing MTSDPKHTGDLRFQDLNLDKRLLDAITAIGFEYCTPIQAETLPWTLACEDLIGQAQTGTGKTAAFLITAIQTLLETPIPEKERFASEPRVLALAPTRELAMQIAKDAEQLCQHTGHNVVTVVGGMNYDKQRDQLQNEVVDILVATPGRLIDFLGSQDVFLDQLDILILDEADRMLDMGFIPDVKRIIRKCTAKEDRQTLLFSATFNQDVLNLASMWTKNAEFVEIEPEQKTAERVEQTVYLVGDDEKLPVLVNYLKRPEVEKAIVFANRRDQCRDLEEDLRNQGVKVSLMSGEIAQNKRLKTLDQFKKGSIQVLVATDVAGRGIHVNGVTHVFNYNLPDNAEDYVHRIGRTGRAGKHGVSVSFAGEDDSFALPAIETYISQKLKTAVPDEALMVAMENPPITRKRGRRPQGGRGGPGGRNQRQRRN from the coding sequence ATGACATCTGACCCAAAGCACACTGGCGATCTTCGATTCCAGGATCTGAATCTGGATAAACGTTTGCTGGATGCCATTACGGCGATTGGATTTGAGTACTGCACGCCAATCCAGGCGGAGACCCTGCCGTGGACACTTGCGTGTGAGGACCTGATTGGCCAGGCGCAGACCGGCACTGGGAAAACCGCGGCTTTCCTGATCACCGCGATCCAGACCCTGCTCGAAACCCCAATTCCGGAGAAGGAACGCTTTGCCTCTGAGCCCCGGGTTCTCGCCCTGGCGCCCACGCGGGAGCTGGCGATGCAAATCGCCAAGGACGCGGAGCAACTGTGTCAGCACACCGGCCATAATGTGGTGACCGTCGTGGGCGGCATGAACTACGACAAACAGCGGGACCAGTTGCAGAATGAGGTCGTGGATATTCTGGTGGCAACACCGGGGCGACTGATTGATTTCCTGGGCTCCCAGGACGTCTTCCTTGATCAGTTGGACATCCTGATCCTGGATGAGGCGGATCGGATGCTCGACATGGGCTTCATTCCCGACGTGAAACGCATCATCCGCAAATGTACCGCCAAGGAAGATCGCCAGACGCTGCTGTTCAGTGCCACCTTTAACCAGGATGTTCTCAATCTTGCGTCCATGTGGACCAAGAACGCCGAGTTTGTGGAAATTGAGCCGGAACAGAAGACGGCAGAGCGGGTCGAGCAAACGGTATACCTGGTCGGTGACGATGAAAAGCTGCCGGTGCTGGTGAACTACCTCAAGCGACCGGAGGTGGAGAAGGCCATCGTTTTCGCCAATCGCCGCGACCAGTGCCGGGATCTCGAAGAGGACCTGCGCAACCAGGGCGTCAAGGTTTCGTTGATGTCCGGGGAGATTGCCCAGAACAAACGCCTGAAGACACTGGATCAGTTCAAGAAAGGGAGCATTCAGGTACTGGTTGCCACTGATGTCGCCGGGCGTGGCATTCACGTCAACGGCGTGACTCACGTTTTCAACTACAATCTTCCGGACAACGCAGAAGATTACGTGCACCGCATTGGCCGGACCGGACGAGCGGGCAAGCATGGGGTCTCGGTCAGTTTTGCCGGGGAGGATGATTCCTTCGCACTGCCGGCCATCGAGACCTACATCAGCCAGAAGCTGAAAACAGCGGTGCCGGATGAGGCGCTGATGGTGGCAATGGAAAATCCACCGATTACCCGTAAGCGCGGTCGACGCCCCCAGGGTGGTCGCGGGGGCCCCGGTGGCCGCAATCAGCGCCAGCGCAGGAACTGA
- the htpX gene encoding protease HtpX, translated as MRILLFLATNLAVILVASFTLRLLGVDSYLSQHGIQYGPLLAFAAVFGFAGAIISLLISKPMAKWSTRAKIIESPRSPAERWLMDTVAELANNAGIGMPEVAIFPASQSNAFATGWNKNDALVAVSEGLLHRFNKDEIRAVLGHEIGHVANGDMVTLALIQGVVNTFVIFASRVIGSFVDRVIFKNESGHGIGFFVVSIAAEIVLGILASTIVFWFSRRREFRADIAGAQLAGRSAMISALARLKQESEVPDQMPDTLQAFGINRGARGGLSAMFMTHPPLEDRIQALQQARL; from the coding sequence ATGCGCATACTGTTGTTTCTGGCCACCAACCTGGCCGTTATCCTGGTCGCAAGCTTTACGCTGAGACTGCTGGGTGTAGACAGCTACCTCTCTCAACACGGCATTCAGTATGGCCCGCTGCTGGCCTTTGCGGCGGTGTTCGGGTTTGCCGGCGCCATCATCTCGCTTCTGATATCGAAGCCCATGGCGAAGTGGAGCACACGGGCGAAGATCATCGAATCCCCCCGCTCCCCAGCCGAACGCTGGCTGATGGATACCGTCGCCGAGCTGGCCAATAATGCCGGCATAGGAATGCCGGAAGTGGCCATTTTCCCGGCTTCCCAATCCAATGCGTTTGCCACTGGCTGGAACAAGAATGACGCGCTGGTCGCCGTCAGCGAGGGGCTGCTTCACCGCTTTAACAAAGATGAAATCCGCGCCGTTCTGGGACATGAAATCGGTCACGTCGCCAACGGTGACATGGTCACGCTCGCCCTGATCCAGGGTGTCGTCAACACCTTCGTGATATTCGCCTCCCGGGTCATCGGCTCGTTCGTTGACCGTGTTATTTTCAAGAACGAGAGCGGCCATGGTATTGGCTTCTTCGTCGTCAGTATTGCCGCGGAAATCGTGTTGGGCATTCTGGCCAGCACCATCGTGTTCTGGTTCTCCCGTCGACGAGAATTCCGTGCTGATATCGCCGGTGCGCAGTTGGCGGGCAGGTCCGCCATGATCAGTGCATTGGCGCGCCTGAAACAGGAAAGCGAAGTACCGGACCAGATGCCCGACACGCTGCAGGCATTCGGCATCAACCGCGGCGCCCGTGGCGGACTCAGCGCCATGTTCATGACGCACCCGCCGCTTGAAGACCGTATTCAGGCCCTGCAACAAGCCAGGCTCTAA
- the pdxB gene encoding 4-phosphoerythronate dehydrogenase PdxB, with the protein MLIVADENIPLLDSFFGDFGEIRRVSGRTMTASDVRDADVLLVRSVTRVGPELLEGSRVRFVGTATIGTDHVDRDWLAQKGIRFSAAPGCNADSVAEYVLAVLSLHAERRALDDWTRMSVGIVGVGNVGGELAHKLERLGFEVRLCDPPRAEREDDGGQEFVSLEEALECDVITLHTPLTRDQKHATYHLLDESQLASLTADQLLINAGRGEVINTEALHARLAQGGNAPVVALDVWEREPRIDPELVDRVWLATPHIAGYSLEGKVQGTEMIYRALSDYLGLPIRKKAGQFLPEPALSKVSFTSAAEEDEAIRIALRACYDPRQDDARLRVAMAGSAEERAAAFDRLRRDYPVRRECSSLKVQLKGTSKSLQDSFRAIGFKLKI; encoded by the coding sequence ATGTTGATCGTAGCAGATGAAAACATTCCCCTACTGGATTCGTTCTTCGGGGACTTTGGGGAGATACGTCGGGTATCCGGCCGGACGATGACAGCTAGCGATGTCCGTGACGCGGATGTGCTTCTGGTACGTTCGGTTACCCGTGTCGGCCCGGAACTGTTGGAAGGCAGTCGCGTCCGTTTTGTGGGTACGGCAACCATTGGAACGGATCATGTTGATCGTGACTGGTTGGCACAAAAAGGTATCCGGTTTTCTGCCGCGCCCGGCTGCAACGCTGACAGCGTCGCCGAGTACGTCCTTGCTGTGCTTTCTCTCCATGCAGAACGGCGTGCGCTGGACGACTGGACGCGCATGAGCGTGGGCATTGTCGGAGTGGGAAATGTCGGCGGTGAACTTGCCCACAAGCTTGAACGGCTGGGTTTTGAGGTGCGTTTGTGCGACCCGCCACGAGCCGAACGCGAAGATGATGGCGGCCAGGAGTTCGTGTCCCTCGAAGAGGCCCTGGAATGCGATGTGATCACACTGCATACGCCCCTTACTCGTGACCAGAAACATGCCACGTATCATTTGCTGGATGAAAGCCAGCTGGCGTCGTTGACCGCGGATCAGTTGCTGATTAACGCCGGTCGTGGCGAAGTGATCAATACCGAGGCGTTGCATGCCCGTCTGGCGCAGGGGGGGAACGCTCCGGTTGTGGCGCTGGATGTCTGGGAGCGGGAACCCCGCATCGATCCGGAGCTGGTTGACCGGGTGTGGCTTGCTACGCCGCATATTGCGGGCTACAGCCTTGAAGGCAAAGTTCAGGGTACTGAGATGATTTACCGGGCGCTAAGCGACTACCTGGGCCTGCCGATACGGAAAAAGGCCGGTCAGTTCCTACCGGAACCCGCCCTGAGTAAGGTTTCGTTCACCAGCGCCGCGGAGGAGGACGAGGCCATCCGGATTGCCTTGAGGGCGTGCTATGATCCAAGGCAGGATGATGCCCGTCTGCGAGTGGCCATGGCCGGTTCAGCCGAAGAGAGGGCTGCTGCCTTTGACCGGTTACGGCGGGACTATCCGGTGCGCCGGGAATGCTCCAGCCTGAAAGTCCAGTTGAAGGGAACCAGCAAATCCCTGCAGGACAGCTTTCGGGCGATCGGGTTCAAGCTGAAAATCTGA
- a CDS encoding alpha/beta family hydrolase, which produces MELIKTKGFENGPDIVMILAHGAGAPADSPFMEVLANDLEAEGIPNVRFEFPYMQKRREDGRKRPPDRQPRLLESFSQVVEQVRREVGSDCLIVVGGKSMGGRMASLLASEYDGIDGVVGFGYPFHAPGKPDKWRTGHFCSLRCPMLIVQGTRDPFGKPEEMTGHESELEGVRLRWLEGGNHDFQPLARQNSSQLALIAAAAQEARVFINERVRSQTLSTGE; this is translated from the coding sequence GTGGAATTGATTAAGACCAAAGGCTTCGAGAACGGTCCGGATATCGTGATGATTCTGGCGCATGGGGCAGGGGCCCCCGCCGATTCTCCGTTCATGGAGGTACTGGCCAATGACCTTGAGGCGGAAGGCATTCCGAACGTTCGTTTCGAGTTTCCGTACATGCAGAAGCGACGTGAGGACGGCCGGAAACGGCCACCCGATCGACAGCCCCGGTTGCTGGAGAGTTTTTCCCAGGTGGTGGAGCAGGTCCGACGGGAAGTGGGGAGCGACTGCCTGATTGTGGTTGGCGGCAAATCCATGGGTGGGCGGATGGCCAGTCTGTTGGCCAGTGAGTATGACGGTATCGACGGCGTGGTGGGCTTCGGGTACCCCTTCCACGCTCCGGGCAAGCCGGACAAGTGGCGAACCGGTCATTTTTGCTCGTTGCGTTGCCCGATGTTGATTGTGCAGGGAACCCGGGACCCGTTTGGCAAACCCGAGGAGATGACGGGGCACGAATCCGAGCTGGAAGGCGTTCGTCTGCGTTGGCTGGAAGGCGGGAATCACGATTTTCAGCCGTTGGCCCGCCAGAACAGCAGCCAGCTGGCGCTGATTGCGGCAGCTGCGCAGGAGGCGCGAGTGTTCATCAACGAGCGCGTCAGGTCTCAGACTCTGTCCACCGGGGAGTAA
- a CDS encoding elongation factor P hydroxylase gives MNHSPNDLIMLFNDLFREDYRTILVKGSDEPEYLPAATPDGLAQIVFAHGYYASALHEISHWCIAGERRRTLHDYGYWYCPDGRTPEQQQVFEQVEVKPQALEWLFSLAAGSRFHISVDNLSGDGPADERGFRRKVREQAGQYLSDGLPQRAGQFFDALRTFYGTADTVLESWYQDARRIAPLSSALNIPRKTETV, from the coding sequence ATGAATCACAGTCCAAATGATCTTATCATGCTGTTTAATGACCTGTTTCGGGAAGACTACCGGACAATTCTGGTCAAAGGCAGTGACGAGCCTGAATACCTGCCTGCCGCTACGCCGGACGGGCTTGCGCAGATTGTTTTTGCGCACGGTTATTATGCCAGCGCCTTGCATGAAATCAGCCACTGGTGTATTGCCGGTGAGCGCCGTCGCACGCTTCATGATTACGGTTACTGGTACTGTCCTGATGGTCGAACACCGGAACAGCAACAGGTGTTCGAGCAGGTGGAGGTTAAACCCCAGGCGCTGGAGTGGCTGTTCTCTCTGGCAGCCGGGTCCCGGTTTCATATCAGTGTGGATAACCTCTCCGGTGATGGTCCAGCGGATGAGCGGGGCTTCCGGCGGAAGGTCCGGGAGCAGGCTGGGCAATACCTGTCGGATGGGTTGCCGCAACGAGCCGGACAATTTTTTGACGCACTGAGAACCTTTTATGGAACCGCTGATACGGTGCTCGAATCCTGGTATCAGGATGCCCGACGCATTGCTCCGCTGAGTTCCGCACTGAACATCCCGAGGAAAACTGAGACTGTATGA
- the rlmM gene encoding 23S rRNA (cytidine(2498)-2'-O)-methyltransferase RlmM, whose protein sequence is MEQLLAFCRPGFEAEAGREMTDRAAEHGFFGFFEPDKGTGMVWYSLGGPETAEDLLSRLALADLVFVRDWFVVLGRFPLPEHDRVGAVIDGLRSLERGYPGCARLEVRLSENNADGDLGNFARKWVSPLSRGLRGAGLLKADQNAPAPARLEILLPDFSEAVVGYSPEGNRARYVGGIPRLRLPASAPSRSALKLEEAWKVFLPPERELDYLGGGKKAADLGAAPGGWTWQLVRQGMLVTAVDNGPMNPELMASGQVEHVEADGYSWRPKRGIDWMVCDIVDQPRKTARLAVDWLTGGYCRYTVFNLKLPMKKRYDEWLICRDIIVRGLAEAGIGYNLRARHLYHDREEITCFIERTG, encoded by the coding sequence ATGGAACAGCTTCTTGCATTCTGTCGGCCGGGCTTTGAAGCCGAAGCGGGCCGTGAAATGACGGATCGGGCCGCCGAGCACGGCTTTTTCGGATTCTTTGAGCCTGATAAAGGTACGGGCATGGTCTGGTATTCGCTGGGTGGACCGGAGACCGCGGAGGATCTCCTGTCGCGACTGGCGCTGGCCGATCTGGTGTTTGTCCGGGACTGGTTCGTGGTGCTGGGTCGCTTTCCGCTACCGGAGCATGATCGGGTGGGGGCAGTGATCGATGGGCTCCGGAGTCTGGAGCGGGGCTACCCGGGCTGTGCCCGACTGGAGGTCAGGCTGTCAGAAAATAACGCCGATGGCGATCTCGGCAATTTTGCCCGAAAATGGGTTTCACCGCTGTCACGGGGCTTGCGTGGTGCAGGCCTTCTGAAGGCCGATCAGAATGCCCCGGCCCCTGCCAGGCTCGAGATCCTGTTGCCGGATTTCTCAGAGGCAGTGGTCGGGTATAGTCCCGAGGGCAACCGGGCCCGCTATGTGGGGGGGATCCCCCGGCTTCGTTTGCCGGCATCGGCGCCGAGTCGCTCGGCGCTCAAGCTGGAGGAGGCCTGGAAGGTTTTTCTGCCGCCGGAACGGGAGCTGGATTACCTGGGCGGAGGCAAAAAGGCAGCCGACCTGGGGGCTGCGCCAGGTGGCTGGACCTGGCAGCTGGTGCGCCAGGGTATGCTGGTAACGGCTGTGGATAACGGCCCGATGAACCCCGAGCTGATGGCGTCCGGTCAGGTGGAGCACGTTGAGGCCGATGGCTATAGCTGGCGGCCCAAACGGGGTATTGACTGGATGGTGTGCGACATTGTCGACCAGCCTCGTAAAACGGCGCGGCTGGCGGTGGATTGGCTTACTGGCGGATATTGCCGTTATACGGTGTTCAACCTCAAGCTGCCGATGAAGAAGCGCTACGATGAATGGCTGATCTGCCGTGATATCATTGTTCGCGGTCTGGCAGAGGCGGGCATTGGCTATAATCTGAGGGCCCGCCACCTCTACCACGACCGGGAAGAGATCACCTGTTTTATTGAGCGGACCGGTTAG
- a CDS encoding protein-disulfide reductase DsbD produces MTVSAAVFKNCRRALTLTHLLMLLALLAVTGTASALGTSGNSLFGADNNTFLPVDEALPFSYSTDTGSVVLSWNITPGHYLYRDRVSVTSVTEGVQIGEPSFSQNGQVVEDEFFGEVTVFYDPIEVRLPVSLPDGVREAQLQVTYQGCAEAGLCYPPQTRDALYYPGNSASPDPTSSPAAGTAPLGRDSGTAAPVDTSSATGLAGFLSRQSSFVIVGVFFLLGLGLTFTPCVLPMVPIISTLVSSHNTRTSGHALMLSISYVLGMALTYAVAGVLTGLLGASFNLQAQLQSPWVLGVFATLFVVFALSMFDLFEIQLPRFIREPLDDASHRLTGGRVLSIFGIGALSALIVSPCVSAPLAGSLLYISTTQDALIGGSALFALGLGMGLPLILVAVGGRRFLPSSGHWMTTVKHFYGVMLLAVAIWLVERLVPAWLALTLWGLLVAITGVQLGAFDAAKAGWARTRKGLGLVMFAYGLALLAGAIGGANDPLRPLTPFTIASGSMPTLNSPEHAGFKRVEAPAQIRAMLEEAQAQNRPVVLDFYADWCISCKVMERNVFSDPQVAQALSPYTLLQIDVTDNTPEQQALLDELGLFGPPAILFYGRNGEEMSGQRVLGEMNRDDFIRHLNGLRSGA; encoded by the coding sequence ATGACAGTATCCGCTGCGGTTTTCAAGAACTGTCGACGCGCCCTCACCCTGACCCACCTGCTGATGCTTTTGGCTCTTCTGGCGGTGACCGGAACAGCCTCCGCCCTGGGTACGAGCGGCAACTCCCTGTTTGGAGCTGACAACAACACCTTCCTGCCGGTGGACGAGGCCCTCCCGTTCAGTTACAGCACTGACACCGGCTCCGTTGTTCTGTCCTGGAACATCACACCCGGTCATTACCTGTATCGGGATCGCGTCAGTGTCACCTCGGTGACCGAGGGCGTTCAAATTGGTGAGCCCTCGTTCTCGCAGAACGGGCAGGTTGTTGAGGATGAGTTCTTCGGCGAAGTCACCGTTTTCTATGACCCAATAGAGGTGCGGCTCCCGGTTTCCCTGCCAGACGGGGTGCGCGAAGCCCAACTTCAGGTTACCTACCAGGGATGCGCGGAGGCGGGCCTGTGCTATCCGCCCCAGACTCGCGATGCACTTTACTACCCCGGCAATTCGGCCAGTCCGGACCCAACCTCTTCCCCTGCGGCGGGAACGGCGCCCCTCGGCCGGGACAGCGGCACTGCGGCTCCCGTGGACACTTCGTCAGCTACTGGCCTGGCAGGCTTTCTTTCCCGGCAATCCTCGTTCGTTATCGTAGGTGTCTTCTTCCTGCTCGGGCTCGGGCTGACGTTCACCCCCTGCGTGCTTCCCATGGTGCCCATCATCTCAACTCTGGTTTCCAGCCATAATACCCGCACCTCCGGTCACGCCCTGATGTTATCCATCAGTTATGTTCTGGGAATGGCCCTGACATACGCGGTCGCCGGGGTTCTGACGGGTTTACTGGGGGCAAGCTTCAATCTCCAGGCGCAGTTGCAGTCGCCCTGGGTCCTCGGCGTCTTTGCCACACTCTTTGTGGTTTTCGCCCTGTCCATGTTCGATCTGTTCGAAATCCAGCTGCCGCGCTTTATCCGTGAGCCGCTGGATGATGCCAGCCACCGACTGACCGGCGGCCGCGTGCTAAGCATTTTCGGTATCGGGGCACTGTCGGCTTTAATTGTTTCACCCTGCGTTTCCGCACCACTTGCCGGTAGCCTTCTCTACATTTCGACCACCCAGGACGCTCTGATCGGGGGCTCGGCGTTGTTTGCACTCGGTCTCGGAATGGGGCTTCCGCTCATACTGGTGGCCGTAGGAGGACGCAGGTTCCTGCCCAGCAGCGGGCATTGGATGACCACTGTAAAGCACTTCTATGGAGTGATGTTGCTGGCGGTTGCCATCTGGCTGGTCGAACGCCTGGTTCCGGCCTGGCTGGCGCTGACGCTCTGGGGCCTTCTGGTTGCCATTACTGGCGTTCAGCTTGGCGCCTTCGATGCAGCAAAAGCCGGTTGGGCACGTACCCGAAAGGGTCTGGGGCTGGTAATGTTCGCCTACGGACTGGCGCTGCTTGCCGGCGCCATCGGTGGCGCCAACGATCCACTTCGGCCACTGACGCCCTTTACCATAGCGTCGGGCTCCATGCCCACACTGAACAGTCCCGAGCATGCCGGATTCAAGCGGGTGGAAGCGCCGGCCCAGATTCGCGCCATGCTGGAGGAGGCGCAGGCGCAGAATCGCCCAGTGGTTCTGGATTTCTATGCCGATTGGTGCATATCGTGCAAGGTGATGGAGCGCAACGTATTCAGCGATCCTCAGGTTGCCCAGGCACTGTCTCCGTATACGCTGTTACAGATCGACGTAACGGACAATACTCCGGAACAGCAGGCCCTTCTTGATGAGCTTGGACTGTTTGGCCCGCCGGCAATCCTGTTCTATGGCCGGAACGGCGAGGAAATGTCCGGTCAGCGTGTATTGGGTGAAATGAACCGGGATGACTTCATCCGTCACCTGAACGGCCTTCGATCCGGAGCCTGA
- a CDS encoding antibiotic biosynthesis monooxygenase, with the protein MIRVLIERHIAETLEDAYEQRARKVLQQAVGAPGFISGETLADSHDPNHRITLANWRSEADWDRWYRSPERRELMSELVPMMDQDETITVLQQSAV; encoded by the coding sequence ATGATTCGGGTGCTGATTGAACGTCACATCGCCGAGACCCTTGAAGACGCCTATGAGCAACGTGCCCGCAAAGTCCTGCAGCAAGCCGTGGGCGCGCCAGGCTTTATTTCCGGTGAAACCCTGGCTGACAGCCATGATCCCAACCACCGTATCACCCTCGCCAACTGGCGTTCTGAGGCCGATTGGGATCGGTGGTACCGCTCCCCGGAACGCCGGGAACTCATGTCGGAGCTGGTCCCAATGATGGACCAGGACGAAACCATCACAGTCCTCCAGCAGAGCGCGGTCTAA
- a CDS encoding diguanylate cyclase: MSPVLRLFAILSLSLLPAISSPAAQASESGCPVLEAMDTESRRSLMHYICFYSAAPGDPAHDANSPDDLPEDLDWSPARGHDLVFSHTSSVYWVHLNVKNSGNREALWYLKLNYPLLDEVTFWQSGNGPNTHLATGDQRPFDARGIDYRYFLLPVTLAEGETRSITLRVQSSGALNVPLTFETPEEVIAHSNHLTLTHGLFYGALLVFAIFNLLLFFSSGTAYYFYNAFYMAAMGLFMFAMGGFANQYFWPDSTGFANTSIPLSLVLCALSMTLFGRSFLEVEQKTVAGTAIKALAWFCIVFLALTLVLPYNKTILLNTVLALTVICSLFVIAVIRWRHGYQPAMWYVLAWLVMLVGGLIYALAAFGYLTDFLAREALMQVAVGGQVVLLNYAMVQRWRLLNEKLLEVEHSARTELEFKVHERTSQLRTTMRELEKANRQLATLSLNDSLTGLHNRRHMDNILPELCAEARRTGQPLTLALVDADHFKAVNDTWGHGFGDTFLQLIADILTRHVKRPRDVAVRFGGEEFALLLPGTDIAGALRVCEAILHDIETTSLTSPDGRKAKITLSAGVASLAHGEDRTRLFDRADEALYQAKTDGRNRVVVSDYSPVDRV; encoded by the coding sequence ATGTCGCCTGTTCTGCGCCTGTTTGCCATCCTGAGTCTCAGCCTTCTACCGGCCATATCCTCACCCGCCGCCCAGGCGTCCGAGTCCGGATGCCCGGTTCTGGAGGCTATGGATACTGAATCCCGGCGATCCTTGATGCACTACATCTGTTTTTACAGCGCCGCACCCGGGGACCCGGCACACGACGCCAACTCCCCCGATGACCTCCCGGAAGATCTTGACTGGAGCCCCGCCAGGGGACACGACCTGGTATTCAGCCACACCTCATCCGTGTACTGGGTTCATCTTAACGTCAAAAACAGCGGAAACCGGGAAGCGCTCTGGTACCTGAAACTGAATTATCCCCTCCTGGACGAGGTAACCTTCTGGCAGTCCGGAAATGGCCCGAATACTCACCTTGCCACGGGAGACCAAAGACCCTTCGATGCAAGAGGCATAGACTACCGGTATTTCCTCCTTCCAGTCACGCTTGCCGAGGGAGAAACCCGGTCAATCACCCTGCGCGTTCAAAGCAGCGGCGCACTCAATGTTCCCCTGACCTTCGAAACGCCGGAAGAGGTCATCGCCCACAGCAATCACCTGACGCTGACACACGGACTTTTCTACGGCGCCCTGCTGGTTTTCGCCATATTCAACCTGCTTCTGTTTTTCAGCTCCGGCACCGCCTATTACTTCTATAACGCTTTCTACATGGCCGCCATGGGGCTCTTCATGTTCGCCATGGGCGGATTTGCCAACCAGTATTTCTGGCCTGACAGCACCGGCTTTGCCAACACCTCTATCCCACTCAGCCTGGTACTCTGCGCCCTTTCAATGACGTTGTTCGGCCGCTCCTTCCTTGAGGTCGAACAGAAAACCGTAGCCGGAACCGCCATAAAGGCACTGGCCTGGTTCTGCATCGTTTTTCTCGCCCTCACTCTGGTACTGCCCTACAACAAGACCATATTGCTCAACACGGTTCTGGCACTGACCGTTATCTGCAGCCTTTTCGTCATCGCGGTGATTCGATGGCGCCATGGCTACCAGCCAGCGATGTGGTACGTGCTTGCATGGCTGGTCATGTTGGTGGGTGGACTGATCTATGCCCTGGCGGCCTTTGGCTATCTGACGGACTTCCTCGCTCGCGAAGCCCTGATGCAGGTCGCCGTCGGGGGCCAGGTCGTTCTGCTTAACTATGCAATGGTCCAGCGCTGGCGACTGCTGAACGAGAAATTGCTTGAGGTGGAACACAGCGCCCGGACCGAACTCGAATTCAAGGTTCACGAGCGCACCTCGCAACTTCGAACCACCATGAGAGAGCTGGAAAAGGCCAACCGGCAACTGGCCACTCTGAGCCTGAACGATTCACTGACCGGCCTGCACAACAGGCGTCATATGGACAACATACTCCCGGAACTCTGTGCCGAGGCCAGACGTACCGGGCAGCCCCTGACCCTTGCCCTGGTGGACGCCGACCACTTCAAGGCCGTCAATGACACCTGGGGGCATGGTTTTGGTGACACCTTCCTGCAACTGATCGCTGACATCCTGACCCGGCACGTGAAGCGCCCCCGGGATGTGGCAGTCCGGTTTGGCGGGGAGGAGTTCGCGCTGCTGCTGCCGGGCACCGACATTGCGGGTGCACTCCGGGTGTGCGAGGCCATACTCCACGACATTGAAACCACCTCGCTGACCAGCCCGGACGGGCGCAAGGCGAAGATCACACTGAGCGCCGGTGTGGCGTCCCTGGCCCACGGCGAAGACCGGACACGTCTCTTTGACAGGGCCGACGAAGCCCTCTACCAGGCCAAGACTGACGGTCGAAACCGGGTCGTTGTCTCCGATTACTCCCCGGTGGACAGAGTCTGA